One Miscanthus floridulus cultivar M001 chromosome 11, ASM1932011v1, whole genome shotgun sequence DNA window includes the following coding sequences:
- the LOC136492250 gene encoding U-box domain-containing protein 70-like — translation MNELRQQKALKEMHERQRQEIDVMRRQQEEAYAALYNANEQKVTLEQQISEIELYVKDNEDKLARNKHQLEALQADCDRIQQERDVAIREAAELHEKNRQGVFAPSEALNTKFSLIELQQATQDFDPMLKVGEGGFGSVYKGFLRNTTVAIKLLHPESMQGQSEFHQEVSNHFCMKTTFSVTRKCDLHWYDNLLTDSLQASVLSTVRHPNLVTLIGTCPEAFGLVYEFFPNGSLEDCLACKNNTPPLTWQTRTRIIGEMCSALIFLHSNKPHPVVHGDLKPDNILLDANYSSKLGDFGISRLLIQTNTCSTTLYRTTNPRGTFSYMDPEFLTTGELTPLSDVYSLGIIIMRLLTGKQPQRIAEIVEDAIEKENLHSIIDTTAGSWPFIQANQLAHIALRCAELSRRRRPNLTVDVWKVVEPLMKAASMTARPLSCTAPSDDTCIPSYFICPILQVNNRHNISSTDIQSPSIKCMIC, via the coding sequence ATGAATGAATTAAGGCAGCAGAAGGCACTCAAGGAAATGCATGAAAGACAGAGGCAAGAAATTGATGTAATGAGAAGACAGCAAGAAGAAGCATATGCTGCACTATACAATGCAAATGAACAGAAGGTCACACTAGAACAACAAATAAGTGAGATCGAGCTGTATGTTAAAGATAATGAAGATAAGCTAGCAagaaacaaacaccaactagaaGCGCTCCAAGCAGATTGTGACAGGATACAACAGGAAAGAGATGTTGCCATAAGGGAAGCCGCTGAACTACATGAAAAGAATCGGCAGGGAGTTTTTGCACCATCTGAAGCACTAAACACCAAGTTCTCTCTTATTGAGCTGCAGCAAGCAACACAAGACTTCGATCCAATGCTCAAGGTTGGTGAAGGTGGTTTTGGAAGTGTCTATAAAGGTTTCCTCCGCAATACAACAGTAGCTATAAAGTTGCTACATCCAGAAAGCATGCAGGGGCAATCAGAATTCCATCAAGAGGTAAGTAATCATTTTTGTATGAAAACTACATTTTCTGTTACAAGGAAGTGTGACTTGCATTGGTATGATAATCTTCTAACTGATTCCTTGCAGGCTTCTGTTCTCAGCACAGTAAGGCATCCAAACCTTGTCACGCTGATTGGTACATGCCCAGAAGCTTTTGGTCTAGTATATGAGTTCTTTCCAAATGGAAGCCTTGAAGATTGCTTAGCATGCAAGAACAACACGCCACCACTCACATGGCAGACCCGCACTCGAATAATTGGAGAGATGTGTTCTGCTCTCATTTTCCTTCATTCAAACAAACCTCACCCTGTGGTTCACGGTGACCTAAAGCCAGACAACATTCTTCTTGATGCCAATTATTCCAGCAAATTAGGAGATTTTGGAATTTCTCGACTGTTGATACAGACAAACACCTGCAGCACAACTCTTTACCGAACAACAAACCCAAGAGGAACCTTCTCTTATATGGATCCTGAATTTCTGACCACTGGTGAACTGACACCGCTATCTGATGTGTACTCCCTTGGCATTATCATCATGCGTCTATTGACAGGGAAACAACCTCAAAGGATTGCCGAAATAGTGGAAGATGCCATTGAGAAAGAAAACCTGCATTCCATCATTGATACTACTGCTGGAAGTTGGCCTTTCATACAAGCTAACCAACTTGCGCATATTGCCTTGAGATGTGCTGAGTTAAGTAGGAGGCGAAGGCCAAATCTAACAGTGGATGTGTGGAAAGTGGTTGAGCCCCTAATGAAGGCAGCTTCAATGACAGCACGACCACTGTCATGCACAGCTCCATCAGATGACACTTGCATCCCATCATACTTCATATGTCCAATCTTGCAGGTAAACAATAGGCATAACATATCTTCAACCGATATCCAATCACCAAGTATCAAATGCATGATCTGTTGA
- the LOC136493479 gene encoding cytochrome P450 86A2-like: protein MEAGAWAVVAAAVALYMAWFWRMSRGLSGPRVWPLVGSLPGLVQHAEDMHEWIAANLRRAGGTYRTCIFAVPGVARRGGLVTVTCDPRNLEHVLKARFDNYPKGPFWHAVFRDLLGDGIFNSDGETWVAQRKTAALEFTTRTLRTAMSRWVSRSIHARLLPILGDADVVDLQDLLLRLTFDNICGLAFGKDPETLARGLPENAFASAFDSATEATLNRFIFPECVWRCKKWLGLGMETTLARSVQHVDRYLSAVIRARKLELTGGKQKNNGDDASSATPHDDLLSRFMRKGTYSDESLQHVALNFILAGRDTSSVALSWFFWLVSTHPDVERRIVRELCAVLAASRGVEDPALWLAAPFDFEELDRLVYLKAALSETLRLYPSVPEDSKHVVADDVLPDGTFVPAGSSVTYSIYSAGRMKAVWGEDCLEFRPERWLSADGTRFEPHDSYRFVAFNAGPRICLGKDLAYLQMKNIAGSVLLRHRLAVAPGHRVEQKMSLTLFMKHGLRMEVRPRDLGAVVDELRGAGEYDAAARATAASA from the coding sequence ATGGAGGCCGGGGcgtgggcggtggtggcggcagccGTGGCACTGTACATGGCGTGGTTCTGGCGGATGTCGCGCGGGCTCAGCGGGCCGCGGGTGTGGCCGCTGGTCGGCAGCCTCCCGGGCCTCGTGCAGCACGCCGAGGACATGCACGAGTGGATCGCCGCCAACCTGCGCCGCGCGGGGGGCACGTACCGGACCTGCATCTTCGCCGTGCCCGGGGTGGCGCGCCGGGGCGGGCTGGTCACCGTGACGTGCGACCCGCGGAACCTGGAGCACGTCCTCAAGGCGCGCTTTGACAACTACCCCAAGGGCCCCTTCTGGCACGCCGTCTTCCGGGACCTGCTCGGCGACGGCATCTTCAACTCCGACGGGGAGACGTGGGTGGCGCAGCGCAAGACGGCCGCGCTCGAGTTCACCACGCGCACGCTGCGCACCGCCATGTCGCGCTGGGTGTCGCGATCCATCCACGCCCGCCTGCTCCCCATCCTGGGCGACGCGGACGTCGTCGACCTGCAGGACCTCCTGCTCCGCCTCACCTTCGACAACATCTGCGGCCTCGCGTTCGGCAAGGATCCCGAGACGCTCGCCAGGGGCCTCCCCGAGAACGCCTTCGCCTCCGCGTTCGACAGCGCCACGGAGGCCACGCTCAACCGCTTCATCTTCCCGGAGTGCGTGTGGCGGTGCaagaagtggctcgggctcggcaTGGAGACCACGCTGGCGCGCAGCGTCCAGCACGTCGACCGATACCTCTCGGCCGTCATCAGGGCGCGCAAGCTCGAGCTCACCGGCGGCAAGCAGAAGAACAACGGCGACGACGCATCGTCGGCCACGCCGCACGACGACCTCCTCTCGCGCTTCATGCGCAAGGGGACCTACTCCGACGAGTCGCTGCAGCACGTggcgctcaacttcatcctcgcCGGCCGCGACACCTCCTCGGTGGCGCTCTCCTGGTTCTTCTGGCTGGTCTCCACGCACCCGGACGTGGAACGCAGGATCGTGCGCGAGCTGTGCGCCGTCCTGGCCGCGTCCCGCGGCGTCGAGGACCCGGCATTGTGGCTCGCCGCGCCCTTCGACTTCGAGGAGCTCGACCGCCTCGTCTACCTCAAGGCAGCGCTCTCGGAGACGCTCCGCCTGTACCCCTCAGTGCCCGAGGACTCCAAGCACGTCGTCGCCGACGACGTGCTCCCGGACGGCACGTTCGTGCCCGCGGGCTCGTCGGTGACCTACTCCATCTACTCGGCGGGGCGCATGAAGGCGGTGTGGGGGGAGGACTGCCTCGAGTTCCGCCCCGAGCGGTGGCTGTCGGCCGACGGCACCAGGTTCGAGCCTCACGACTCGTACAGGTTCGTGGCGTTCAACGCCGGCCCGCGGATATGCCTGGGCAAGGACCTCGCGTACCTGCAGATGAAGAACATCGCCGGGAGCgtgctcctccgccaccgcctcgCCGTCGCGCCGGGCCACCGCGTGGAGCAGAAGATGTCGCTCACGCTGTTCATGAAGCACGGGCTCCGGATGGAGGTGCGCCCGCGCGACCTCGGcgccgtcgtcgacgagctccgCGGCGCCGGGGAGTACGACGCGGCGGCCAGAGCCACCGCGGCCTCTGCCTAG